The Verrucomicrobium spinosum DSM 4136 = JCM 18804 genome includes a region encoding these proteins:
- a CDS encoding DUF4241 domain-containing protein: MADPIFESPEARVRAYISDLYLQWLAARDSMGSGPFDYDPVAFQKWNEACKEVHQRHFTPDAPKDEFGFGFSWSQPPHHSAHECIINVSAEIDSAVIETENAEHFPAFYEYELKHVGNDWRITKVSPFYAPEGERLFSDSLKNQVLAMVKPDAPLPDLPPGISPNCGRLFEDNRVIRVMGLETPLKVASAGLLHLPSGIIGVCDLGRDNDDFLPLSRSVVPGDYPVELAIAHGYGAAARVVFQPDREVATWVPAPTVNGGAHHTQIAYMNLAFVDAGAMMSLEKREKERLFNLSYLEPIRKNITETHRTMHLRSTPPENPDAICVNAGDTSGESPCYWGLAADGSIVSLVADFQFVAEPQHETIQVPWSSGQWNTPIDHPVLTQWNVMIFLGGDIKGTGFHVIGANFDSARLLDPSGNVIANSEEGPKVDTHLGSVHLINEVLTDVKNATLEITISTGYGN; encoded by the coding sequence ATGGCAGACCCTATTTTCGAAAGCCCCGAGGCCCGCGTCCGCGCCTACATTTCCGACTTGTATCTCCAATGGCTTGCAGCCAGGGACTCCATGGGCAGCGGACCCTTTGACTACGACCCGGTGGCGTTCCAGAAATGGAACGAGGCCTGCAAAGAGGTGCACCAACGTCACTTCACCCCTGATGCCCCAAAAGATGAATTCGGCTTCGGCTTCTCCTGGAGCCAGCCTCCCCACCATTCAGCGCACGAATGCATCATCAATGTCAGCGCAGAAATCGATTCCGCGGTCATAGAAACGGAGAACGCCGAACATTTTCCTGCCTTCTATGAGTATGAGTTGAAACACGTGGGCAACGACTGGCGGATCACCAAGGTATCACCCTTCTATGCGCCGGAAGGCGAGCGATTGTTCTCGGACTCGCTCAAGAACCAAGTCCTGGCGATGGTGAAACCCGATGCTCCCCTGCCAGATTTGCCGCCCGGCATCAGCCCAAATTGCGGTCGGCTTTTTGAAGACAACCGGGTGATCAGAGTCATGGGTCTCGAAACCCCATTGAAGGTGGCATCCGCTGGCCTTCTTCATCTGCCCTCCGGTATCATTGGAGTTTGTGACCTAGGGAGAGACAATGATGACTTCCTTCCCTTGAGCCGCTCAGTTGTGCCAGGTGATTATCCCGTAGAGCTCGCCATCGCCCATGGGTACGGAGCTGCCGCGCGTGTCGTTTTCCAACCCGACCGCGAAGTCGCCACATGGGTGCCAGCCCCAACTGTGAACGGAGGCGCTCACCACACGCAGATAGCCTATATGAATCTCGCCTTTGTGGATGCCGGGGCCATGATGTCACTGGAGAAAAGAGAGAAAGAACGTCTTTTCAATCTCTCGTACCTCGAACCGATAAGAAAGAACATCACTGAGACGCACCGGACCATGCATTTGAGGTCAACACCGCCGGAGAATCCAGACGCAATCTGTGTAAATGCTGGCGATACTTCCGGCGAGTCACCTTGCTATTGGGGCCTCGCTGCTGACGGCAGCATTGTTAGCTTGGTCGCAGATTTTCAGTTCGTCGCTGAACCTCAGCACGAAACCATCCAGGTCCCCTGGAGCTCTGGCCAATGGAACACGCCCATCGACCATCCCGTGCTCACGCAGTGGAATGTGATGATCTTCCTCGGCGGCGATATCAAGGGTACTGGATTCCATGTCATTGGTGCAAACTTTGACTCTGCCCGGCTGCTGGATCCCTCTGGCAATGTCATCGCCAACTCCGAAGAAGGCCCCAAAGTTGACACCCACTTGGGAAGCGTCCACTTGATCAACGAAGTACTGACCGATGTTAAGAACGCCACCCTGGAAATCACGATCTCCACGGGGTACGGGAATTGA
- a CDS encoding Gfo/Idh/MocA family protein, whose product MQRRHFLQSAAAASAAFGAIPLLGQKSDKRYRTALIGSGWWGMNILREAMASKRIDVVALCDVDENVLTNAAGDVAIDSGKEPKTYKDYRELLDKEKPEVVIIATPDHWHALQSIAAAMAGAHIYVEKPTGHTVKESSAMVRAARDAGVKVQVGLHRRIGPHHVEAIKFLKSGALGKIGEVRCLVAGKGGPEVPKPNSEPPDGMDWDMYCGPAPLRPFNTKIHPGGWRNFLDFANGTMADWGVHWLDQVLLWTDEKAPKSVYCTGGRPVAGPIVLTDKQQTSDAPDHQVAVFQFEQFTATWEHRKFAGSGDEKHPIGTRFFGEKGVLHIGWRDGWTFYPANSKDAGAHGDHQLQEPDGHNIALLWADFLDSIEQKREPVAGIESAHRSSCLPLLGMLSYKLGRSIAWDGEKEVIPGDAEANKLLSRAYRGPWEYPV is encoded by the coding sequence ATGCAACGCCGTCATTTCCTCCAATCCGCCGCCGCAGCCTCGGCCGCCTTCGGTGCCATTCCCCTGCTGGGGCAGAAGTCGGACAAGAGATACCGCACCGCGCTCATCGGCTCGGGCTGGTGGGGCATGAATATCCTGCGGGAGGCCATGGCCTCCAAGCGCATTGATGTGGTCGCGCTTTGCGATGTGGATGAGAACGTCCTCACCAACGCCGCAGGGGATGTGGCCATCGATTCCGGCAAGGAACCCAAGACCTACAAGGACTACCGCGAACTGCTGGACAAGGAGAAGCCAGAGGTGGTCATCATCGCCACCCCGGACCACTGGCACGCCCTGCAGAGCATTGCCGCCGCAATGGCGGGCGCGCACATCTATGTGGAGAAGCCCACTGGCCACACAGTGAAGGAAAGCTCCGCCATGGTGCGGGCCGCCCGGGACGCCGGGGTGAAGGTGCAGGTGGGCCTGCACCGCCGCATCGGCCCCCATCATGTGGAGGCCATAAAGTTCCTCAAGAGCGGAGCCCTGGGCAAGATCGGCGAAGTGCGATGCCTCGTCGCAGGCAAGGGGGGGCCAGAGGTGCCCAAGCCCAACAGCGAGCCACCCGACGGCATGGACTGGGACATGTACTGCGGCCCTGCCCCGCTGCGGCCCTTCAACACCAAGATCCACCCCGGCGGCTGGCGTAATTTCCTCGACTTTGCCAACGGCACCATGGCCGACTGGGGCGTGCACTGGCTGGATCAAGTGCTCCTCTGGACCGATGAGAAGGCACCCAAGAGCGTCTATTGCACCGGCGGCCGCCCTGTGGCCGGCCCCATCGTGCTGACAGACAAACAGCAGACCAGCGACGCCCCTGACCACCAGGTCGCCGTCTTCCAGTTCGAGCAGTTCACCGCCACCTGGGAGCACCGCAAATTCGCCGGCAGCGGCGACGAGAAGCACCCCATCGGCACCCGCTTCTTCGGCGAGAAAGGCGTGCTCCACATCGGCTGGCGGGATGGCTGGACCTTCTACCCGGCCAACAGCAAGGACGCCGGTGCCCACGGCGATCACCAGCTCCAGGAGCCCGACGGTCACAACATCGCCCTCCTCTGGGCCGACTTCCTCGATTCCATCGAGCAGAAGCGCGAGCCCGTCGCCGGCATCGAAAGCGCCCACCGCTCCTCCTGCCTGCCCCTCCTGGGCATGCTCTCCTACAAGCTCGGCCGCAGCATTGCCTGGGACGGTGAAAAAGAAGTGATCCCCGGCGACGCCGAGGCCAACAAGCTCCTCAGCCGCGCCTATCGCGGGCCGTGGGAGTATCCGGTGTGA
- a CDS encoding glutaredoxin family protein → MSIRLFIKPGCPWCDEAIDWLEDHNVKYEVLDVTSDREARAEMHELTGQSKAPSIDVDGHILADFGADELEAWWKKMKFPG, encoded by the coding sequence ATGAGTATCCGCCTTTTCATCAAACCCGGCTGCCCTTGGTGTGACGAAGCCATCGACTGGCTCGAAGACCACAACGTGAAATACGAAGTGCTCGACGTCACCAGTGATCGCGAAGCCCGTGCCGAGATGCATGAACTCACCGGTCAAAGCAAAGCCCCCAGCATCGATGTCGATGGCCATATCCTGGCCGACTTCGGTGCCGATGAGCTGGAAGCCTGGTGGAAGAAGATGAAGTTCCCCGGTTAA
- a CDS encoding PQQ-like beta-propeller repeat protein → MNPFSTSLCLATALCAQAALAADWPQWRGPNRNGISAESGWNARWSTAPKVLWKANVGTGFASFTVAHGKVYTTGNADNKDTVFCFDATTGKEIWKHAYDADLGDKYFEGGTTGTPAVDGDKLYQLSRWGDVFCFEAATGKIVWSKNVQKETDARIPDWGFGGSPLVWKNLLILNVGQGGLALEKTSGKIVWESDDRNAGYSTPYPIERNGKTEVILGSGRSYVAVDPANGQKLWEHPWNTSYGVNAADPVAQGDLVFISSGYNKGAALLETAGSNADVVWQSRVMRNQMNPSVLIDGHLYGIDGNEGKDASLKCIEFSTGTEKWSEKSAGAGSVTVADGKLIVLSEKGELIIAEASKDAFKPLSRAQVLSGRCWTVPVLANGRIYCRNAAGDVVCLDVKG, encoded by the coding sequence ATGAACCCCTTCTCTACCTCCCTCTGTCTCGCCACCGCCCTCTGCGCCCAGGCTGCTCTTGCTGCCGACTGGCCGCAATGGCGTGGCCCGAATCGCAATGGCATCTCCGCCGAGAGCGGTTGGAACGCCCGGTGGAGCACCGCTCCCAAGGTCCTCTGGAAAGCCAACGTCGGCACCGGTTTCGCCTCCTTCACGGTGGCCCATGGCAAAGTTTACACCACGGGAAATGCCGACAACAAAGACACCGTCTTCTGCTTCGACGCGACGACAGGCAAGGAGATCTGGAAGCACGCCTACGACGCCGATCTGGGTGACAAGTATTTCGAAGGCGGGACCACCGGCACGCCTGCCGTCGATGGCGACAAGCTCTATCAACTGAGCCGCTGGGGGGACGTCTTCTGTTTCGAAGCCGCCACCGGCAAGATCGTCTGGTCCAAGAATGTGCAAAAGGAGACCGACGCCCGCATCCCTGACTGGGGTTTTGGCGGCTCGCCTCTCGTGTGGAAGAATCTGCTCATCCTCAATGTTGGCCAGGGCGGGCTGGCTCTGGAGAAAACCTCCGGCAAGATCGTGTGGGAATCGGATGACCGGAACGCGGGCTACTCCACCCCTTATCCCATTGAGCGCAACGGCAAGACTGAGGTCATCCTTGGCTCTGGACGTTCCTACGTGGCCGTGGACCCGGCGAATGGGCAGAAGCTCTGGGAGCACCCGTGGAACACCAGCTATGGCGTGAATGCCGCCGACCCGGTCGCGCAGGGGGATCTGGTGTTTATTTCCTCGGGCTACAACAAGGGGGCTGCCCTCCTCGAGACCGCCGGCAGCAATGCCGACGTCGTCTGGCAGAGCCGCGTGATGCGCAATCAGATGAACCCCTCCGTACTGATCGACGGGCATCTCTACGGCATCGATGGCAATGAAGGCAAGGACGCCTCGCTGAAGTGCATCGAGTTCAGCACCGGCACGGAGAAGTGGTCAGAGAAGAGCGCGGGAGCCGGGTCCGTCACCGTGGCGGACGGGAAGCTCATCGTGCTCAGCGAAAAAGGCGAGCTCATCATCGCCGAGGCTTCCAAGGACGCCTTCAAGCCCCTCTCCCGCGCCCAGGTGCTGAGCGGACGCTGCTGGACCGTGCCTGTGCTGGCCAACGGCCGCATCTACTGCCGCAACGCCGCCGGCGACGTGGTCTGCCTGGACGTGAAAGGCTGA
- a CDS encoding PQQ-binding-like beta-propeller repeat protein codes for MPVNALLSSRLAALLLAVGVSSSHAATPAVTPLFWPDRQGPTKDCLIPESEAAKLPLEWDEASGKGIAWSTPIEDEGHSTPVIGGDLIWFTSATKDGHKMFLYAINRHDGKIVHHKLLFQNEAPEELGNPINNYAAPSCVLEEDALYAHFGTYGTARLDPKTGAVVWQRRDINVRHFRGPGSSPIIYDSLLILTFDGIDKQFVTALDKATGKTLWTTNRTTDYGDLDKEGKPTRDGDLRKAYGTPSVMKVGNTLQLLSVGSRAAFGYDLNTGKELWTIRHKEFNASARPLSLGNIAYINTGSERAHLMAVKLDDTAKGDITESHVLWDREKRNATLSTPVLVNGHIFQATGAGVGVCVNLQDGADVWSERISPGKFVAAPIATKERIYFVSDTGDATVIAPSPEFKVLARNKFNEPVTASPAVADGALFFRTKTHLVKVVKP; via the coding sequence ATGCCTGTGAACGCCCTCCTTTCCTCCCGTCTCGCCGCCCTTCTGCTCGCCGTAGGTGTCAGCAGCAGCCACGCGGCCACTCCGGCGGTGACACCGCTGTTCTGGCCAGACCGGCAGGGTCCCACGAAGGATTGCCTGATCCCGGAATCCGAGGCCGCCAAACTGCCGCTGGAGTGGGACGAGGCCTCTGGCAAGGGCATTGCCTGGTCCACCCCGATCGAAGATGAAGGCCACTCCACACCCGTGATCGGTGGCGATCTGATCTGGTTCACCTCCGCCACCAAGGACGGTCACAAGATGTTCCTCTACGCCATCAACCGGCATGATGGGAAGATCGTGCACCACAAGCTCCTCTTCCAAAACGAGGCCCCCGAGGAACTGGGCAACCCCATCAACAACTACGCGGCCCCCTCCTGCGTCTTGGAGGAGGACGCCCTGTACGCCCACTTCGGCACCTATGGCACAGCCCGGCTCGACCCCAAAACAGGCGCGGTCGTGTGGCAGCGGCGGGACATCAATGTGCGCCACTTCCGCGGCCCAGGTTCCTCCCCCATCATCTATGACAGTCTGCTGATCCTGACCTTCGACGGGATCGACAAACAGTTCGTCACCGCGCTGGACAAGGCCACCGGCAAGACGCTCTGGACCACGAACCGGACCACCGACTACGGCGACCTCGACAAAGAAGGCAAGCCCACCCGTGACGGTGACCTGCGCAAGGCCTATGGCACGCCCTCCGTCATGAAAGTGGGCAACACGCTCCAACTGCTCTCCGTTGGCTCCCGTGCCGCCTTTGGCTATGACCTGAACACCGGCAAGGAACTCTGGACCATCCGACACAAGGAGTTCAACGCCTCCGCCCGCCCCCTCTCCTTGGGCAACATCGCCTACATCAACACCGGCTCGGAGCGCGCCCACCTCATGGCGGTGAAGCTGGATGATACGGCCAAGGGTGACATTACAGAGAGTCACGTGCTCTGGGATCGTGAGAAGCGCAACGCCACCCTCTCCACACCCGTGCTCGTGAATGGCCATATCTTCCAGGCCACCGGCGCAGGCGTGGGCGTCTGCGTGAACCTGCAGGATGGTGCCGATGTCTGGAGTGAGCGCATCTCTCCCGGCAAATTCGTCGCCGCGCCCATCGCCACCAAGGAGCGCATCTACTTCGTGAGTGATACGGGTGACGCCACGGTCATCGCGCCGAGCCCCGAGTTCAAGGTATTGGCCCGCAACAAGTTCAATGAACCCGTCACCGCCTCGCCCGCCGTGGCCGATGGCGCCCTCTTCTTCCGCACCAAGACCCATCTGGTGAAAGTCGTGAAACCGTGA
- a CDS encoding TlpA family protein disulfide reductase: MKPALPLFAALLLSLTSSLHAADASSADALWEKVSAARQALTSPTKQFQNKEEAKEYYKTSIAAYDAAYSELVEKFPTDPRRWSALLFESQTNSSREELGVPVREGSKDAIAQILNAPDADNRTKSEASALRVMQDETNDGSTASAAAWEKLAAEHLEKYPLSPRNAIIKRLLASSQLTTPYRTKPLDLKFTALDGREVNLETLRGKVVLIDFWATWCGPCVEELPHVTKAYEKYRDKGFEVVAISLDQDRGALETFVRQNNLKWPQHFDGKGGDGELCKRFGIEMIPVMWLINKQGLLAQTNARGKVESEVERLLAE, translated from the coding sequence ATGAAACCTGCCCTGCCTCTCTTTGCCGCCCTGCTGCTTTCACTCACCTCCTCTCTCCATGCGGCAGACGCCTCCTCTGCGGACGCCCTCTGGGAGAAAGTCAGCGCCGCACGTCAGGCTCTCACCAGCCCCACCAAGCAGTTCCAGAACAAGGAGGAAGCCAAGGAGTACTACAAGACCAGCATCGCAGCCTATGACGCCGCCTACAGCGAGCTCGTGGAGAAGTTCCCCACCGACCCACGCCGCTGGAGCGCGCTGCTCTTTGAAAGCCAGACCAACAGTTCCCGCGAGGAGCTGGGCGTGCCCGTACGCGAGGGCTCCAAGGACGCCATCGCCCAGATTCTGAACGCCCCCGATGCCGACAACCGCACGAAGTCTGAAGCCAGTGCCCTGCGCGTGATGCAGGACGAGACCAATGACGGCAGCACTGCCAGCGCTGCCGCCTGGGAAAAGCTGGCCGCCGAGCACCTGGAGAAATACCCGCTCTCCCCACGCAACGCGATAATCAAGCGTCTGCTCGCCAGCAGTCAGCTCACCACCCCGTATCGCACCAAGCCTCTGGATCTGAAATTCACGGCCCTGGACGGCCGTGAAGTGAATCTCGAAACCCTGCGGGGCAAGGTGGTGCTCATCGACTTCTGGGCCACCTGGTGTGGCCCATGTGTCGAGGAACTCCCGCATGTCACGAAAGCCTATGAAAAGTACCGCGACAAAGGCTTCGAAGTCGTCGCCATCTCCCTCGACCAGGATCGCGGCGCATTGGAGACCTTCGTCCGCCAGAACAACCTAAAGTGGCCCCAGCATTTCGATGGCAAAGGGGGCGACGGGGAACTCTGCAAGCGCTTCGGCATCGAGATGATCCCCGTGATGTGGCTCATCAACAAGCAGGGCCTGCTCGCCCAGACCAATGCCCGGGGCAAGGTCGAGAGCGAGGTCGAGCGCCTCCTTGCTGAGTAA
- a CDS encoding sugar phosphate isomerase/epimerase family protein, whose protein sequence is MMKSLPLLTASAIGLLAGAVLLTSQAADAPAAAAASEKPTTGLQLYSLRSQFKLRGVAWTLDQVKSFGITEVELAGTYDQTPEQFKGELEKRGLKAVSSHFPFGRLKGDIAGVVKDAKALGLKYAGCAWIDHKDGFDEAECREAASVFNKAGEALAKEGITFFYHPHGYEFVPHGEGTLFDVLFAETKPEFVSYQMDVLWIIFPGQDPVKLLEKYSNRWKLMHLKDLKKGVATGSLSGKTDLENDVVLGSGQTNYPSVLETAKKVGVKHYFIEDESPSVMEQVPQSLKYMKSQGFE, encoded by the coding sequence ATGATGAAAAGTCTGCCTCTCCTCACTGCCTCTGCAATTGGGCTCCTGGCCGGAGCTGTCTTGCTGACCTCCCAAGCCGCGGATGCGCCTGCCGCTGCCGCCGCCTCTGAAAAGCCGACCACTGGCCTGCAGCTCTACAGTCTGCGGAGCCAGTTCAAGCTGCGCGGGGTGGCCTGGACGCTGGACCAGGTCAAGAGCTTTGGCATCACCGAGGTGGAGCTGGCGGGCACCTATGACCAGACGCCGGAACAGTTCAAAGGCGAGCTGGAAAAGCGCGGTCTCAAGGCGGTGAGCTCCCACTTCCCCTTTGGCCGTCTGAAAGGCGACATCGCCGGTGTGGTGAAGGACGCCAAGGCGCTTGGGCTCAAATACGCAGGGTGTGCCTGGATCGACCACAAGGATGGGTTCGATGAAGCAGAATGTCGCGAAGCCGCCTCCGTCTTCAACAAAGCTGGCGAAGCGCTGGCGAAGGAAGGCATCACCTTCTTCTACCACCCGCACGGGTATGAGTTCGTGCCTCATGGTGAGGGCACGCTGTTCGACGTGCTCTTTGCCGAGACGAAGCCGGAGTTTGTGAGCTACCAGATGGACGTGCTCTGGATCATCTTCCCCGGCCAGGATCCGGTGAAGCTGCTGGAGAAATACAGCAACCGCTGGAAGCTGATGCACTTGAAGGACCTGAAGAAGGGCGTGGCCACGGGCTCCCTGTCCGGCAAGACAGACCTGGAAAATGATGTGGTGCTGGGCTCCGGCCAGACCAACTATCCCTCCGTGCTGGAAACGGCCAAGAAGGTGGGCGTGAAACATTATTTCATCGAAGACGAATCCCCCTCCGTCATGGAGCAGGTGCCCCAGAGCCTGAAGTACATGAAGTCTCAGGGATTTGAGTGA
- a CDS encoding PVC-type heme-binding CxxCH protein: MPYCNTLSRIALLGASCLTVAMALPVFATGDFPVPPDNQPLTIPFPTAEESLKKLNLPQGFKATLFAAEPDVNNPIACCWDEKGRLWVAENFTYSDTKERYDMKLRDRILIFEDTDNDGKYDKRTVFSDEVQMLTSIERGLGGVWAVCPPHLLFIPDKDGDDKPDGPPQVMLDGFSTQAASRHTFANGLKWGPDGWLYGRCGISSTSYVGTPETPVEKRQGIAGGLWRYQPGQKKFEIVCYGTTNPWGHDWTATGDLIFINTVIGHLWHGIDGAHLKRMHGQDLNPRAYQLMDQIADHYHWDTGKSWTDSRGGVGVNDQLGGGHAHVGMILYQGTNWPKEYRDKVMTLNLHGRRINVERLERQGSTFVGKHEPDILKSDDTWFRGVELTYGPDGGVYILDWSDIGECHENDGVHRNSGRIFKVTYGDAVKPKETDVTKLSDEELVKLQLSDNEWLVRMARWELRERAHRGKVPAVAKQVLDTFKTAPTPAKKLNAWWTMGYAGLLGADSPAAQDAIAAMVAEMIKSDSEFLRRWVLQSITAEGPTPRTARILASLAKEEDSAFVRLHLASALGRLADAEKPALANQLLSHADDAKDAYLPLMYWYGIMDMPPAELAKLEPGCQIPLVRQFIARRCTEDIETNPAPLNTLLGNVAPSNSADILQGMTDGLKGWAKAKKPAAWDAFAAKVSEATQQEQLRALSALFGDGRALDDIKKLVLDDKADFAARRNALQSLIAAKADGLREVCEKLLKTRDLNMTAVRGLALYDDLKIGESLAKSYRSFYPNEQPAVMDTLTSRANFAKAMLKQVGTAPNQIPRKDITPYQARQMRSFKDAELDKQLTEVWGDIRESSADKQQLIAALKGKLTKELVSKADASAGRVIFNQVCAACHKLYGEGNLIGPDLTGSGRKDVNYLIENIADPSATLAADYKMSVVNLKDGRILSGNIAAKTDRTLTIKMVGQEQVVERGDITSIQELPVSLMPEGLLLALTDEQVRNLMAYLTSDSQVALPGQ; this comes from the coding sequence ATGCCCTACTGCAACACCCTCTCACGAATCGCCCTCTTAGGGGCGTCCTGCCTGACGGTCGCGATGGCCCTGCCCGTTTTCGCGACGGGAGACTTCCCGGTACCACCAGACAACCAGCCTCTTACCATACCCTTCCCGACCGCAGAAGAGTCGCTCAAGAAGCTGAACCTTCCTCAGGGCTTCAAAGCCACGCTCTTCGCCGCAGAGCCAGACGTCAACAATCCCATCGCCTGCTGCTGGGACGAGAAAGGCCGCCTCTGGGTCGCGGAGAACTTCACCTACTCCGACACCAAAGAGCGCTACGACATGAAGCTTCGTGACCGGATCCTCATCTTCGAGGACACGGACAACGACGGCAAATACGACAAACGCACCGTGTTCTCAGATGAGGTGCAGATGCTCACCAGCATCGAGCGTGGCCTGGGTGGCGTCTGGGCCGTGTGCCCGCCTCATTTGCTCTTCATCCCGGACAAGGACGGCGACGACAAGCCTGACGGTCCTCCGCAGGTCATGCTGGACGGCTTCAGCACCCAGGCCGCCAGTCGGCACACCTTTGCCAACGGCCTGAAGTGGGGTCCAGATGGCTGGCTCTACGGACGTTGCGGCATCAGCAGCACGTCCTACGTGGGCACGCCGGAAACCCCGGTGGAGAAACGCCAGGGAATTGCTGGAGGCCTGTGGCGCTACCAGCCCGGGCAGAAAAAGTTTGAGATCGTGTGCTACGGCACCACGAACCCCTGGGGCCATGACTGGACCGCCACAGGCGACCTCATTTTCATCAACACCGTCATCGGCCACCTCTGGCACGGCATTGACGGAGCCCACCTCAAGCGCATGCACGGGCAGGATCTCAATCCCCGGGCCTACCAGCTCATGGACCAGATCGCCGACCACTACCACTGGGATACCGGCAAGAGCTGGACGGACTCCCGTGGCGGAGTGGGTGTGAACGACCAGTTGGGCGGCGGCCACGCCCACGTCGGCATGATCCTCTACCAGGGCACGAACTGGCCCAAAGAATACCGGGACAAGGTGATGACCCTGAACCTGCACGGACGCCGCATCAATGTGGAACGTCTGGAGCGCCAGGGCAGCACCTTCGTCGGCAAGCATGAGCCCGACATCCTGAAGAGCGACGACACGTGGTTCCGCGGCGTGGAGCTCACCTACGGGCCGGACGGCGGCGTGTATATCCTGGACTGGAGCGACATCGGCGAGTGCCATGAGAATGACGGCGTGCATCGCAACTCCGGCCGCATCTTCAAAGTGACCTACGGCGATGCGGTGAAGCCCAAGGAGACAGACGTCACCAAGCTCAGCGATGAAGAGCTGGTGAAACTCCAGCTCAGCGACAACGAGTGGCTCGTGCGCATGGCCCGCTGGGAGCTGCGCGAGCGCGCCCACCGCGGCAAAGTACCCGCAGTGGCCAAGCAGGTGCTCGACACCTTCAAGACCGCCCCCACCCCCGCCAAGAAGCTCAACGCCTGGTGGACCATGGGATACGCCGGGCTGCTGGGAGCAGACTCCCCCGCCGCCCAGGATGCCATCGCCGCCATGGTGGCGGAGATGATCAAGTCCGATAGCGAATTCCTGCGCCGCTGGGTGCTGCAATCCATCACGGCTGAGGGCCCCACGCCCCGCACCGCGCGCATCTTGGCGAGCCTCGCCAAGGAGGAGGACAGCGCATTCGTCCGCCTGCATCTGGCCTCCGCTCTTGGCCGACTGGCCGATGCAGAAAAGCCCGCCCTGGCCAACCAGCTCCTAAGTCATGCTGACGATGCCAAGGACGCCTACCTGCCGCTGATGTACTGGTATGGCATCATGGACATGCCCCCGGCAGAGCTCGCCAAGCTGGAGCCCGGGTGCCAGATCCCGCTGGTCCGCCAGTTCATCGCCCGCCGCTGCACGGAGGACATCGAGACTAACCCGGCTCCGCTCAACACCCTGCTGGGCAACGTTGCCCCCTCGAACTCCGCCGACATCCTGCAAGGGATGACTGACGGCCTCAAGGGCTGGGCCAAGGCGAAGAAGCCCGCCGCCTGGGATGCTTTTGCCGCAAAGGTGTCAGAGGCCACCCAGCAGGAACAGCTCCGCGCCCTGAGCGCCCTCTTTGGCGACGGCCGCGCGCTCGACGACATCAAGAAACTGGTGCTGGATGACAAGGCAGACTTCGCCGCCCGGCGCAACGCTTTGCAGTCCCTCATTGCTGCCAAGGCCGACGGCCTGCGCGAGGTGTGCGAGAAGCTGCTCAAGACGCGCGATCTGAACATGACCGCCGTGCGCGGGCTGGCGCTGTATGACGACCTGAAGATCGGCGAGTCCCTGGCCAAGAGCTACCGCAGCTTCTACCCCAACGAGCAACCGGCGGTGATGGACACCCTCACCTCCCGGGCAAACTTCGCCAAGGCGATGCTCAAGCAGGTGGGCACGGCTCCCAACCAGATCCCCCGGAAGGACATCACCCCCTACCAGGCCCGGCAGATGCGCAGCTTCAAGGACGCCGAGCTGGACAAGCAACTCACCGAAGTGTGGGGCGACATCCGCGAATCCAGTGCCGACAAGCAGCAACTCATCGCCGCCCTCAAAGGCAAGCTGACCAAGGAACTCGTGTCCAAGGCAGACGCCAGCGCCGGGCGGGTGATCTTCAACCAGGTGTGCGCCGCCTGCCACAAGCTCTACGGTGAGGGCAACCTCATCGGCCCCGACCTCACCGGCAGCGGCCGCAAGGACGTGAACTACCTCATCGAGAACATCGCGGATCCCAGCGCCACGCTGGCCGCCGACTACAAGATGTCCGTGGTGAACCTCAAGGATGGCCGCATCCTCAGTGGCAACATCGCTGCGAAGACCGACCGCACCCTCACCATCAAGATGGTGGGCCAGGAGCAGGTCGTGGAGCGCGGAGACATCACCAGCATCCAGGAGCTGCCCGTGTCCTTGATGCCCGAGGGACTGCTGCTGGCGCTGACCGACGAGCAGGTGCGCAACCTCATGGCCTATTTGACGAGCGACTCCCAAGTGGCGCTGCCAGGGCAGTAG
- a CDS encoding VOC family protein, whose translation MVTKLLHTRYRVADLDKTISFYKDVLGLEEVRRHKSPRGSELVFLKTPGSEELLEICCYPASGPVVVGPDLTHLAFQVDDLEAFAKHAAEKGYPLSDGPTQSSSGKFAFIDAPEGYEIELIQHGS comes from the coding sequence ATGGTCACCAAACTCCTTCACACCCGCTATCGCGTCGCCGATCTGGACAAGACGATCTCCTTCTACAAAGACGTTCTGGGGCTGGAAGAGGTGAGACGTCACAAGTCTCCGCGGGGCTCCGAGCTCGTCTTCCTGAAAACACCCGGCAGCGAGGAACTGCTGGAGATCTGCTGCTATCCTGCCAGCGGCCCTGTGGTCGTGGGCCCAGACCTCACTCACCTGGCCTTCCAGGTGGATGATCTGGAGGCGTTTGCCAAGCATGCCGCTGAGAAGGGCTACCCGCTTTCCGATGGCCCCACCCAGAGCTCCAGCGGCAAATTTGCGTTCATCGATGCCCCTGAAGGTTACGAGATCGAGCTGATCCAGCACGGTTCTTAA